From one Chlamydiifrater phoenicopteri genomic stretch:
- a CDS encoding LOG family protein, which produces MTKFLYSGNDAISPDGYLVSPPKFLQGNSYSSHVRIENIPENFLGYSLPKESLSMNLKSCLAQLGIEASAENISLDRNTNSAEISVLFTAYGPIASAALSLLQPGTFVAKLFAADDRRLVRNEDYLQRILHAEDRNGLPLLRLGTTFSHEKPDWQIIDGRLVAFIPLIPGVTTYEKTIYGFLPFLAKALTKDNIPTRKFLALYQTHVLADAKLQPDNILLVKTLPLHIRTMFARVVQELLPKGFRHTAANILQPDTTASGDIYEFYGESNEVINKVPLEFFTIEPAKEHSFFYYRDTLQKKLENFNNLISIFDTYPDAYGQRKRKATFICKGSELYSLSSSDWILGRQDSMSPNFLKEMPLDTAEEYLKNQPCYPFLQAIESGKITSQGVLITEYFPSTLLKGMLLSYYVRTQLKQIYFRNPSQSQGQYFSDRDRAMLLDLYTFGISVFWVDETTKTILKYVKRKGKEAGMFLPPEREQEFLDATFFGVYGSNMIVGNFESEITSLMNSLLEIKKTILHPLLSKTRPLAMVTGGGPGAMESGNRVARTLNILSCANIMDFETSGNTAGAQPTNMFIDAKMTYRLGELIERQDHFHLDFPIFLMGGVGTDFEMALEVVSLKTGRKQPSPVILFGSPEYWERKLSSIYAVNLDSGTIKGSEWISNCLFCVQTARQALDVYEKFFQGILPIGPNYPAYPKGFVIVN; this is translated from the coding sequence ATGACAAAATTTCTTTACTCGGGGAACGATGCTATATCCCCCGATGGGTACTTAGTTTCTCCTCCAAAGTTCCTTCAAGGGAACTCTTACAGCAGCCATGTACGTATAGAAAATATTCCTGAAAATTTTCTCGGGTACTCTTTACCCAAAGAGTCTCTATCTATGAATCTCAAAAGCTGCTTAGCTCAACTCGGAATAGAAGCTTCTGCAGAAAATATCTCCCTAGATAGAAATACAAACTCCGCAGAAATCTCCGTCCTGTTTACAGCTTATGGCCCCATAGCGTCAGCAGCTCTTTCCCTCCTACAGCCCGGGACGTTCGTCGCCAAATTATTTGCTGCCGATGATCGTAGACTAGTCAGAAACGAAGACTATCTACAAAGAATCTTACATGCAGAAGACCGTAACGGTCTTCCCTTATTACGTCTAGGGACAACATTCTCTCATGAAAAACCCGATTGGCAAATTATTGACGGCAGACTTGTTGCCTTCATCCCACTTATTCCAGGAGTCACTACCTACGAAAAAACTATCTACGGTTTTCTTCCCTTCCTAGCCAAAGCTCTCACCAAAGATAACATTCCTACTAGAAAGTTCCTCGCTCTTTATCAAACTCATGTGCTCGCTGATGCTAAGCTCCAACCAGACAACATCCTATTGGTGAAAACTTTACCCCTACATATCCGAACCATGTTTGCTCGAGTTGTCCAAGAATTACTGCCCAAAGGATTTCGACATACGGCAGCAAACATTCTGCAACCAGACACCACAGCATCTGGAGACATATATGAATTCTACGGAGAATCTAATGAGGTCATCAACAAAGTCCCACTGGAATTTTTCACTATAGAACCCGCAAAGGAGCATTCTTTCTTTTATTACAGAGACACTTTACAAAAAAAATTGGAAAATTTTAACAACCTAATCTCTATCTTCGATACCTATCCAGACGCTTATGGTCAAAGAAAGCGCAAAGCAACATTTATCTGTAAGGGCAGTGAATTATATTCTTTGTCTTCATCTGACTGGATCCTAGGCAGACAAGATTCTATGTCTCCGAACTTTTTAAAAGAAATGCCTCTAGATACAGCCGAAGAATACTTAAAAAACCAACCTTGTTATCCCTTCCTTCAGGCCATAGAATCAGGGAAAATCACCAGCCAAGGGGTATTAATTACCGAATACTTCCCTTCGACCCTCTTAAAAGGCATGCTCCTGTCTTACTACGTAAGGACCCAACTCAAACAAATCTACTTCCGAAATCCTTCCCAATCCCAAGGGCAATATTTTTCTGATAGAGATCGTGCTATGCTCCTGGATCTTTATACATTTGGAATCTCAGTCTTCTGGGTGGATGAAACAACGAAAACTATTCTCAAATATGTAAAACGAAAAGGCAAAGAAGCTGGGATGTTCCTCCCCCCCGAGAGAGAGCAAGAGTTTTTAGATGCCACTTTCTTCGGAGTCTATGGCTCCAACATGATTGTAGGCAATTTTGAGTCGGAGATAACCTCTCTTATGAACTCCTTGCTAGAAATAAAAAAAACCATCCTCCACCCGCTCCTTTCCAAGACGCGTCCATTAGCTATGGTCACGGGAGGAGGACCTGGAGCCATGGAATCTGGTAACCGCGTGGCACGAACCCTTAACATCCTTTCTTGCGCCAATATCATGGATTTTGAAACCTCCGGAAATACTGCCGGTGCACAACCAACAAATATGTTTATCGACGCAAAGATGACCTACCGACTAGGAGAGTTAATAGAAAGGCAAGATCATTTTCATTTAGATTTCCCTATTTTCCTTATGGGAGGTGTAGGAACAGATTTTGAAATGGCCCTAGAAGTTGTCAGCCTCAAAACAGGCCGCAAACAACCTTCTCCAGTAATTCTTTTCGGATCTCCAGAATATTGGGAACGCAAGCTGTCATCCATCTACGCTGTCAACCTGGACTCTGGAACTATCAAAGGATCTGAATGGATCAGCAACTGCTTGTTCTGTGTACAAACAGCTCGACAGGCTCTAGATGTTTACGAAAAATTTTTCCAAGGAATTTTGCCTATAGGACCAAACTACCCAGCTTATCCAAAAGGGTTTGTAATCGTAAATTAA